The DNA window GAAAAGGCAACTTCCTCAAACGTAGGATCCAGACTCCCCTTTGTCTTCCACCCTAAAGAACCCCCTATAgcaaaggaaatgaaagTTATCAGCAGATTAGCTCTGACAGCGCCGGCTACGTACAATAGCGTAGCATCagaatagaagaagaagaaaaagtaccTTGCCGTGCCTTGTCCTCGGAATAGGTCCGGGCGACCTCATCAAATTTGACGCCTTCGCTCAGCTTCAAAAGagcctcttcctttttcgcATGTTTTTCGCACTTTTGGCTTAAATTAGCGGTGACGTCATTTTGCGGCTCAAAACAATTAcaatgaaataaaaaacaattaaataatattgaAAATAATAAACAAAGGTGCAGAGCCAGTGGTACTTCACAGCGGCCTCAGCAAGACATACCAGAATGTGTCGAACGTTGATAGACATGGCCCCTTTGGTCTTCCCTCCAGACTCTTTGGCCTCGGCTCCCTTTCCCTTGGCGCCGCCTTTATCGCCGGATTTTTTGTCGTTTTTCCCCATGGTTGGCGGTTTGCGTATGTGAACTCGCCGATACGATTGATGTATGAGTGAAGTCTTGTTCAGTTGTATGAGCCCCGCCACCGAATAAGCCCCTCCTAAAACGCTCGAGTTAGGCATGGCTGGATTTAGCACTTCATCTTGCCATCATTTTTCAAGGGATTGATTGCAAAGTCACAATGGCCGGGGAAGCACAAAATAATTTCTGTCGGTCTGTAATTGTATGGTTTATAGGTGCTGATCTAGGTCTTCTCCTTTACCCCCAAATCTCGCATTCCGTAGCTGTACCTGGCATGCCGAGCCGTGGTCAGAGCAGCTCCAACTTCGAGAGCTCGTCGCCATTGTCGCTGCTCCATCCTTTCCTGCGCCTTCATCACTTTCCAGTCCAGAAAGCTTTGCTCGCCATGGTTCTGCCGGATCATTTCGCCTTCGAATTTCTCAAACAGCACCCAGTCGTCCATTTGTGACGGACGAGGGACTTGAGCGAAATCGGCCATGCTTGGCTGGCCCGCGACTCTTTCCAACGTCACGATGATTCGGTGCAGCCGGCTCGTCGGGTTTTGCTTGTGGCCGTATTGTCGGATTGTATATCTGTACTGCTGTTAGAAAC is part of the Trichoderma atroviride chromosome 1, complete sequence genome and encodes:
- a CDS encoding uncharacterized protein (EggNog:ENOG41); this translates as MADFAQVPRPSQMDDWVLFEKFEGEMIRQNHGEQSFLDWKVMKAQERMEQRQWRRALEVGAALTTARHARYSYGMRDLGVKEKT